A segment of the Streptomyces sp. NBC_00513 genome:
GCGGTGCTGCGTACGGACTTCGCCGATGGGACCTCCCAGGTGCGCGGCTGGAAGCTCGTCGAGTTCTACGCCAAGCCGCTCAACGCCGTCGAGATCTTCAACGTGTACTGCATGGACGCCAGGACGGGTGAGGCGGTCGCTCCGGAGTGGGATGTGGAGTACGTGACCGCGCCTCGACTGATGGTCTGATCTGGGGCTCTGGGTGCGGGCGGGGCGGCCTGCACCCGGACGGGCAGGGCCGGGCCCTCAAAGGCCCGGCCCTGCTCGGCCCACCCGGCTCCGCGCAGCCGGCTGGGGGGCCGTCTTCCCTGGCCGGCTGCGGCGGCGGTGTTCCGTAGGAGGGCGGCGGGATAGACATTGTGATGCATGCATGGTATAGTTGTTTTGTTGGTCGGTGGTGGCAGCCGGCGGACATCCGGAGACACGTTTCTGTGGGGAGAGTTTGATGGCGCATCTGATTGAGCAGTTCGGTGATGGTACGGCGGCGTTCGTGAGCGCGCAGAAGAGTGCCTGGCATCGGTTGGGCACGGTGACGACGGAGGCGTTGACGGCCGAGGACGCGATGCGTTTGGCCGCGCTGGACCGCTGGAACGTTCGTCTGGTCGGCCTGCACGCGACCGAGCTGACGGCCGAGGGCGCGGCGTTGCTGGAGGTGCCGAACCATCGGGCGAGCGTCCGTACCCACCCGAAGACGGGGCGCGCCGAGACGCTGGGTGTGGTGGGCCCGGACTATGTGCCGGTGCAGAACGAGGAGCACGCGGAGTTTCTGAATTACCTGGTCGACGAGTCCGGCGCTCACTTCGAGACGGCGGGCTCGCTGCGCGGCGGCCGTCAGGTCTTTCTGACCATGAAGCTGCCCCAGTCGATGACGATCGGCCGGAGCGACGAGGTGGACCTCTACATCGCCGCGTTCAACTCGCACGACGGTTCCAGCGCGTTCCGGATCGTCGTCACCCCGGTGAGGGTGGTGTGCGCCAATACCCTGCGGGCCGGTCTCCGCAGTGCGAAGAGCAGCTATACGGTCCGCCACACCTCCGGCGCCCGCGGCCGCATCGCCCAGGCCCGCCAGGCTCTGGGACTCACCTTCAAGTACGCCGAGGAGTTCGAGAAGGCCGCCCAGCGGATGTTGGACGCGGAGATGACCACCCCCATGCTCCGATCGGTTGTGGAGCAGCTGTGGCCTGTCGCCAACGGCGACAGCACCCGGAAGAAGAACAACCAGCTCACCCGCTGGAACACGATCCGGAACCTGTTCGAGAACGCGGACACCCAGGCGGGCATCCGGGGAACAGCGTGGGCGGGCTACAACGCCATCACCGAGTACGCCAACCACGTCGCCCCGGCACGTGGTGCCAACTCGGAACTGAAGAGCGCCGCTCGCGCGGAGCGCGTGATCACGGGGACCGCTGACGACGTGATGGAGCGGGCCTTCCGCCTCGCGGCCGTCTAGTTCGACTTACGGGGAGCAGCCCGGAAGGCTGCTCCCCACCCCCTGCCAGGCTGAGGATTCCCTGAGGGCCTGCCCGGCCGGCTGGCGGTGCCGGAAGTGGGCCGGGGGTGGGGTGTTTTGACGGTGTGATAGCTGTGTGGGGGAGGCCCGGAAGGGCCTCTTCTTCTTTTCCGGGGT
Coding sequences within it:
- a CDS encoding DUF932 domain-containing protein produces the protein MAHLIEQFGDGTAAFVSAQKSAWHRLGTVTTEALTAEDAMRLAALDRWNVRLVGLHATELTAEGAALLEVPNHRASVRTHPKTGRAETLGVVGPDYVPVQNEEHAEFLNYLVDESGAHFETAGSLRGGRQVFLTMKLPQSMTIGRSDEVDLYIAAFNSHDGSSAFRIVVTPVRVVCANTLRAGLRSAKSSYTVRHTSGARGRIAQARQALGLTFKYAEEFEKAAQRMLDAEMTTPMLRSVVEQLWPVANGDSTRKKNNQLTRWNTIRNLFENADTQAGIRGTAWAGYNAITEYANHVAPARGANSELKSAARAERVITGTADDVMERAFRLAAV